The Lampris incognitus isolate fLamInc1 chromosome 17, fLamInc1.hap2, whole genome shotgun sequence genome contains a region encoding:
- the lrit1b gene encoding leucine-rich repeat, immunoglobulin-like domain and transmembrane domain-containing protein 1b, producing MSPPFTVSFCLAFFCLPLLCDACPAQCSCFFHKLSDGSKARSVLCNDPEITAIPPNFPTDTSKLRIEKTAITRIPSENFHYLNSLEFLWMSFNSLNYLSTDGFRGLYNLDELRLDGNALTSFPWESLTDMASLRLLDLHNNKISSIPAEATMYIKNITYLDLSSNSLSTVPAEALTMWLSVKPSQDTDSSKLILGLHDNPWLCDCRLYELVQFQKSPSSSVALIDTRLKCADPESLSGVLFTEVELQRCQGPRVHTAVARVRSSLGNNVLLRCGTIGVPIPELSWTRADGKKMNGTVQEEISKEGIIWSILSVPAVSYRDSGKYVCKATNFVGTADAIISLVITDSFRSEETGGSSKRTRGKKTSGFGKAAYQEKLIARYVPPPSTTAAQPIIEPLNGKGATGKYEIESYSISADVVAQPNGASNPPRPKELKDALSNLAANASSLQQAPEKRTVRSVKVIGDTDHTVSLNWRAPTATNTTEFSVLYAIFGERDMRRINVAAGKNRITIDGLVPKTKYIACVCVKGLIPKKEQCVIFSTDEAASASGTQKLINVVVITVACVIAVPLTLIVCCGALKKRCQKLLGRQSKEIQDSYVTFETLSPGAKAKGMEGEYLTRLNPDESNRLLSARSSVDSEATARTEGAPNEYFC from the exons ATGTCTCCACCTTTCACTGTTAGTTTCTGTTTGGCTTTCTTTTGCCTTCCGCTGCTGTGCGACGCATGTCCAGCCCAGTGCAGTTGCTTTTTTCACAAACTAAGCGATGGATCGAAAGCCAG GAGTGTGCTTTGCAATGACCCAGAGATTACTGCGATCCCTCCAAATTTCCCCACTGACACCTCCAAACTGCGTATTGAAAAGACAGCCATCACAAGGATTCCAAGCGAGAACTTCCACTACCTCAACAGCTTGGAGTTTTTATGGATGTCTTTTAATTCCTTGAATTATCTGAGCACTGACGGTTTCCGGGGCCTGTACAACTTGGATGAGCTGAGGCTGGATGGTAACGCCCTTACCTCTTTTCCTTGGGAATCTCTGACCGATATGGCCAGCCTGAGGCTTCTCGATTTACACAACAACAAGATCTCGTCTATCCCCGCTGAGGCAACCATGTACATCAAGAATATTACATATCTGGACTTATCTAGCAACAGCCTGTCAACTGTTCCTGCTGAGGCCCTTACAATGTGGCTGAGCGTGAAGCCATCCCAAGACACTGATTCCTCCAAACTAATTCTGG GGCTCCATGATAACCCATGGCTGTGTGACTGCCGGCTGTATGAGCTGGTCCAGTTCCAGAAGTCGCCCTCCTCCTCTGTGGCTCTCATTGACACCAGGTTGAAGTGCGCCGACCCGGAGAGCTTGTCGGGGGTGCTCTTCACTGAGGTGGAGCTGCAGCGATGCCAGGGGCCCCGTGTCCATACTGCAGTGGCGCGCGTTCGAAGCTCTCTGGGCAATAATGTTCTCCTGCGTTGTGGGACCATTGGAGTCCCTATCCCTGAACTATCATGGACTCGTGCTGATGGCAAGAAAATGAACGGCACCG TTCAGGAAGAGATTTCGAAGGAGGGAATCATTTGGTCCATCCTTAGTGTGCCGGCTGTCTCCTACCGTGATTCTGGAAAATACGTTTGCAAAGCCACCAACTTTGTGGGGACTGCGGATGCCATCATCTCCTTGGTAATCACAGATTCCTTTAGGTCAGAGGAAACAGGCGGCAGCTCCAAGAGAACAAGAGGGAAAAAAACCAGTGGTTTTGGAAAGGCGGCATACCAGGAGAAACTGATCGCCAGATATGTACCTCCACCAAGCACCACGGCTGCCCAGCCGATCATTGAACCGCTCAATGGCAAAGGCGCCACTGGGAAGTATGAAATTGAAAGCTACagcatctctgctgatgttgtaGCGCAACCAAATGGCGCATCCAACCCACCGAGGCCGAAGGAGTTGAAGGATGCTCTGAGTAACCTGGCAGCTAATGCCTCATCCTTACAACAAGCCCCGGAGAAAAGAACAGTGCGTTCAGTAAAGGTGATCGGTGACACTGACCACACTGTGTCCCTCAACTGGCGGGCCCCAACGGCCACCAACACCACAGAATTTAGCGTCCTGTATGCTATATTTGGCGAGAGGGACATGCGACGGATCAATGTCGCCGCAGGGAAGAACCGGATCACCATTGACGGGCTTGTGCCAAAGACAAAGTACATTGCCTGTGTCTGCGTTAAAGGCCTGATCCCAAAAAAGGAGCAGTGTGTAATCTTCTCAACTGACGAGGCAGCCAGCGCCAGCGGCACCCAGAAGCTCATTAATGTGGTGGTGATAACTGTGGCATGTGTGATCGCTGTCCCCCTGACACTGATCGTGTGCTGCGGGGCTCTGAAGAAGCGCTGCCAAAAGCTGCTGGGGAGGCAGTCCAAAGAGATACAAGACTCCTATGTCACGTTTGAGACCCTCTCCCCTGGTGCCAAAGCCAAAGGGATGGAGGGGGAGTATCTGACCAGGCTGAACCCCGACGAATCCAACAGGCTGCTCTCCGCCAGGTCCAGTGTGGACTCAGAGGCCACGGCCAGGACTGAAGGGGCGCCAAACGAATACTTCTGCTGA